In Clostridium sp., one DNA window encodes the following:
- a CDS encoding Txe/YoeB family addiction module toxin, protein MNKIFSDIAWNHYVYWQSEDKKILRKINELIKDIERNGNEGIGKPEALKHELSGYWSRRITDVHRLIYGIDDGNIYIASCKEHYK, encoded by the coding sequence ATGAATAAGATTTTTTCAGATATTGCATGGAATCACTATGTATACTGGCAGTCAGAGGATAAAAAAATTTTGAGGAAAATTAATGAACTAATAAAGGATATAGAGAGAAATGGAAATGAAGGGATTGGAAAACCTGAAGCATTGAAGCATGAATTGTCAGGATATTGGAGCAGAAGGATAACGGACGTTCATAGGCTTATTTATGGTATTGATGATGGAAATATTTATATTGCAAGTTGTAAAGAACATTATAAGTAG
- a CDS encoding type II toxin-antitoxin system Phd/YefM family antitoxin: protein MIATSYSAVRQNFKDFCDKATSDFETIIITRKRGENVVMMSESEYNNLLENLYVRSNPEYYNELLNSINQLKMGKGKKMELLDE, encoded by the coding sequence ATGATAGCTACAAGTTATTCAGCTGTAAGACAGAATTTTAAAGATTTCTGTGATAAAGCAACAAGTGACTTTGAAACAATTATTATCACTCGTAAACGTGGTGAAAATGTAGTTATGATGTCAGAATCAGAATATAATAACTTATTGGAGAATCTATATGTAAGAAGTAATCCTGAATACTATAATGAATTATTGAACTCTATTAATCAGCTTAAAATGGGAAAAGGAAAGAAAATGGAGTTGCTAGATGAATAA
- the asnB gene encoding asparagine synthase (glutamine-hydrolyzing) — MCGIAGWIDLKENISRNRDVIINMTNTLKERGPDDEGYYLSENALLGHRRLVVVDPSGGAQPMSKSAVGRKFIIVYNGELYNTEDLRKVLRDEGYEFDSYSDTEVLLTSYIHWGPECLHHINGIYAFAIWDEDKKSLFMARDPLGVKPLFYTIKNNSLIFGSEIKTILAHPLVEPIVDRQGLTEIFALGPARALGSGVFKNIREVPPANYLLYTPDGVKLSEYWKPQCRLHTEDVETTAEHVRTLLLDAIKRQLVADVPVCCLLSGGLDSSTISAVAASEFKKQGRTLDTYSIDYKDNDKYFEANSFEPTPDRVWALKMSKYINSRHHGIVNDNKALADALYDAVIAGDLPAMADIDSSFYLFFKEIRKKNTVVLSGECADEIFGGYPWYRRPEDINAHTFPWSKSINSRKEILSGELKKLDLEGYLNEQYEGTLKQVPHLDGESRSEARMRELFYLNIKWFMITLLTRKDRMSMANSLEARVPFADYRLVEYAFNIPSEMKFYKGREKGLLRKALKGILPEEIIERKKSPYPKTHNPEYTKHVQKWMRRIMADKSSPILNLIDKKAVKELIDTGGSSFKAPWFGQLMRGPQLLAYLIEINIWLKEYKVKIEF; from the coding sequence ATGTGTGGAATTGCTGGATGGATTGATCTTAAAGAAAACATCTCAAGAAACAGGGATGTAATCATAAACATGACAAATACATTGAAAGAAAGGGGACCAGATGACGAAGGGTACTATCTTTCTGAAAATGCCCTTCTCGGCCATAGAAGACTTGTAGTTGTAGACCCTTCCGGAGGTGCCCAGCCAATGTCAAAAAGTGCTGTCGGGAGGAAATTCATAATTGTATACAACGGAGAACTCTACAACACGGAGGATCTGAGAAAGGTACTCAGGGACGAGGGATACGAATTCGACTCCTATTCTGATACCGAGGTACTCCTGACAAGTTACATTCACTGGGGACCCGAGTGCCTTCACCATATAAACGGCATATATGCCTTTGCCATATGGGATGAAGACAAAAAAAGCCTTTTCATGGCACGGGATCCTCTCGGTGTAAAACCCCTTTTCTATACTATAAAGAATAATTCCCTCATATTCGGCTCGGAGATCAAGACAATTCTTGCCCATCCTCTTGTAGAGCCCATAGTAGACAGACAGGGACTTACAGAGATATTCGCACTTGGCCCCGCAAGAGCCCTCGGGAGCGGCGTGTTCAAGAATATACGCGAAGTTCCTCCTGCCAACTATCTTCTGTATACACCAGATGGTGTAAAGCTCAGTGAATACTGGAAACCGCAGTGCAGGCTTCATACAGAAGACGTGGAAACCACTGCAGAGCATGTAAGGACTCTTCTCCTGGATGCCATAAAAAGACAGCTTGTGGCAGATGTTCCCGTGTGCTGTCTGCTTTCAGGAGGACTTGATTCAAGCACAATATCTGCAGTTGCAGCTTCGGAGTTTAAAAAACAGGGAAGAACTCTGGATACCTACTCCATCGACTACAAGGACAACGACAAGTACTTTGAGGCAAATTCCTTCGAGCCCACTCCGGACAGGGTATGGGCACTGAAGATGTCAAAATATATAAACAGCAGACATCATGGAATTGTAAATGACAACAAGGCTCTTGCGGATGCACTATACGATGCGGTAATAGCCGGAGATCTCCCTGCAATGGCGGACATAGATTCCTCCTTCTACCTTTTCTTCAAGGAAATAAGAAAGAAGAATACCGTAGTACTCTCAGGTGAATGTGCCGATGAAATTTTCGGGGGATATCCCTGGTACAGGAGACCCGAAGATATAAACGCCCACACTTTTCCATGGTCAAAATCCATAAATTCACGAAAGGAAATACTGTCGGGTGAATTGAAGAAACTTGACCTTGAAGGATATCTGAATGAACAGTATGAAGGTACTTTGAAACAGGTTCCCCACCTTGACGGAGAATCAAGGTCCGAAGCACGGATGAGGGAACTGTTCTATCTCAATATAAAATGGTTCATGATAACACTTCTTACAAGGAAGGACCGCATGAGCATGGCAAACAGCCTTGAGGCAAGAGTTCCCTTTGCAGACTACAGACTTGTAGAATATGCCTTCAACATACCTTCAGAGATGAAATTCTACAAGGGGCGTGAGAAAGGGCTTCTCAGAAAAGCATTAAAGGGTATTCTTCCGGAGGAAATCATTGAACGTAAAAAGAGCCCTTATCCAAAAACCCACAACCCCGAGTACACAAAACATGTTCAAAAGTGGATGAGACGCATAATGGCAGACAAAAGCTCGCCCATACTGAATCTTATAGACAAAAAGGCCGTGAAGGAACTCATAGATACAGGAGGTTCCTCCTTCAAAGCTCCCTGGTTCGGACAGCTCATGCGTGGTCCACAGCTCCTTGCCTATTTGATCGAGATAAATATATGGCTCAAGGAGTACAAGGTAAAAATAGAATTTTAG
- a CDS encoding carbohydrate-binding protein, with the protein MNNNTFSNNFYSMNQPFYPFPNGQMRSYAGFVPRNVIVLPVPAGRWSRWENLGGNLTSAPSVSSWAPNRLDVFARGTDNALWHIWWNGTRWSSWESLGGTITSAPAAVSWGANRIDVFARGTDNALWHIWWNGSRWSDWESLGGIITSGPAVSSWGANRLDVFARGTDNALWHIWWNGSRWSDWESLGGNLTSSPAAVSWGPNRIDVFARGQGNRLQHIWWNGTRWSSWQNLGGLLTSGPAVSSRRANRLEVFARGFNNQLITMSWDGNRWSNWWSIGGNINSAPAAVSWGPNRTDVFARGSGNSLWHTYRR; encoded by the coding sequence ATGAACAATAATACATTTTCAAACAATTTCTATTCTATGAATCAGCCGTTTTATCCTTTTCCAAACGGGCAGATGAGAAGCTATGCCGGATTTGTACCAAGAAATGTTATAGTACTTCCGGTTCCGGCGGGAAGATGGAGCAGATGGGAAAATCTCGGAGGAAATTTGACTTCGGCACCTTCAGTATCTTCCTGGGCACCGAACAGGCTTGACGTGTTTGCACGGGGTACTGACAACGCACTGTGGCACATATGGTGGAATGGAACAAGATGGAGCAGCTGGGAAAGTCTCGGTGGAACTATTACTTCGGCACCTGCAGCAGTATCCTGGGGTGCGAACAGAATTGACGTGTTTGCACGGGGTACCGACAATGCACTATGGCACATATGGTGGAATGGAAGCAGATGGAGTGACTGGGAAAGCCTTGGCGGCATTATTACTTCAGGACCTGCAGTATCTTCCTGGGGTGCGAACAGGCTTGACGTGTTTGCACGGGGTACCGACAATGCACTATGGCATATATGGTGGAATGGAAGCAGATGGAGTGACTGGGAGAGCCTCGGCGGAAATCTTACCTCATCACCTGCAGCAGTATCCTGGGGACCAAACAGAATTGACGTATTTGCAAGAGGACAGGGCAATCGTCTGCAGCATATATGGTGGAACGGGACAAGGTGGAGCAGCTGGCAGAATCTCGGTGGACTGCTGACTTCGGGACCTGCGGTTTCTTCAAGAAGGGCAAACAGGCTTGAAGTATTTGCAAGAGGTTTCAACAATCAGCTTATTACAATGTCCTGGGATGGAAACAGATGGAGCAACTGGTGGAGTATAGGAGGAAACATAAACTCGGCACCTGCAGCAGTATCCTGGGGCCCCAACAGGACGGATGTATTTGCAAGGGGAAGCGGGAATTCACTGTGGCACACCTATAGAAGATAA
- a CDS encoding class B sortase, with product MKKNVKILANVILAVVIVFCVVKIGYRCIGYYRNIKSYFEIQALKPKIEHNAKINAAEEKLRKINPDYKFWISIPDTDIGYFGMNIPNTDISYPVVQRKDNEFYLSNNFYRQKSASGSIFVENNDEHDAGRDMIIYGHNMKSSTMFNKINNFKEEENFKKGIVKIIKDNKEYTYEVFSVFVVDEKKNELRTNFASDEEYMKYIDFLKQRSIYHKNIKNNDFKRILTLYTCSYEFDGARTIVCAVLK from the coding sequence ATGAAAAAGAATGTAAAAATTTTGGCGAATGTAATTTTAGCTGTAGTAATTGTATTTTGTGTAGTTAAAATAGGCTACAGGTGCATAGGCTACTATAGGAATATTAAAAGCTACTTTGAAATTCAGGCGTTGAAGCCCAAAATTGAACATAACGCCAAAATAAATGCGGCAGAAGAAAAATTGAGAAAAATCAATCCGGATTATAAATTCTGGATAAGTATTCCAGACACTGATATAGGATATTTTGGTATGAATATTCCCAATACGGATATAAGTTATCCTGTTGTCCAGAGAAAGGACAATGAATTTTATCTAAGCAATAATTTTTACAGGCAAAAAAGTGCATCGGGGAGCATATTCGTAGAAAATAATGATGAACATGATGCAGGCAGAGATATGATCATTTACGGGCATAATATGAAAAGCTCCACCATGTTTAATAAAATAAATAATTTCAAAGAAGAAGAAAATTTTAAAAAGGGAATTGTAAAAATCATAAAAGACAACAAGGAATATACATATGAAGTCTTTTCTGTATTTGTAGTGGATGAAAAGAAGAATGAACTCAGAACTAATTTTGCTTCAGATGAAGAATATATGAAATATATAGACTTTTTAAAGCAGAGATCCATTTATCATAAAAACATTAAAAATAACGATTTTAAAAGGATATTGACCCTGTATACCTGCAGTTATGAATTTGATGGGGCCAGAACGATTGTATGTGCAGTGCTTAAATAG
- a CDS encoding YibE/F family protein, with translation MISRLFGDRTANIRRAVIAVLALGFFAFLYSFNQIDKVQFSNKEGVSFDKAVVEDIIKDNIQEDGSRVGRQTVKIKMLSGSYKGRVLNATSTSGYLYGADCEKGMKVVVSLSVSGDNYVATVYSYNRGPIVYAFVGIFVLILWAIGGKKGFKSVVGLAFTFICIVFLFIPMIYRGYSPFLSAVVIGILVTIVTMYLIDGLTVKSVAAVLGTIAGVVIAGGAASAFGYFAKISGYNVSEIEDLVVISSKTHLNIGGILFAGILIASLGAVIDVSMSVASTINEIHEKNPELDFKELFVSGINVGKDMMGTMSNTLILAFTGGSINTLLLIYAYNMKYNQIINMYSVGIEIMQGVSGSIGVILTVPIVSFITCRLLTGRCAKKFI, from the coding sequence ATGATTTCAAGACTATTTGGTGACAGAACCGCCAATATCAGGAGAGCAGTTATAGCAGTACTGGCATTGGGCTTTTTTGCATTTTTGTATTCCTTTAATCAGATAGACAAAGTACAGTTTTCCAACAAGGAAGGTGTGTCCTTTGACAAGGCTGTAGTTGAGGATATCATAAAGGACAACATACAGGAAGATGGTTCACGTGTAGGAAGGCAGACAGTAAAAATAAAAATGCTGAGCGGAAGTTATAAGGGAAGAGTGCTAAATGCCACCAGTACTTCAGGATATCTTTACGGTGCCGATTGTGAAAAGGGAATGAAGGTTGTTGTTTCGCTTAGCGTATCTGGGGACAACTATGTGGCTACTGTATACAGCTACAACAGGGGACCGATTGTATATGCCTTTGTAGGAATTTTTGTTTTGATACTATGGGCAATTGGAGGTAAAAAAGGTTTCAAGTCTGTTGTGGGGCTTGCATTTACATTCATCTGCATTGTATTTTTATTTATACCAATGATCTATAGGGGATATTCTCCATTTTTATCTGCAGTTGTTATAGGAATACTGGTCACGATAGTTACCATGTATTTGATAGATGGTTTGACTGTAAAATCAGTAGCAGCAGTATTGGGGACTATTGCAGGAGTTGTTATTGCAGGTGGAGCCGCTTCGGCGTTTGGATATTTTGCGAAAATATCCGGATATAATGTGTCGGAGATAGAGGATCTGGTGGTCATATCCAGCAAGACACATCTGAATATAGGTGGAATTTTATTTGCAGGAATACTTATAGCATCTCTTGGTGCAGTAATAGATGTCAGCATGTCTGTAGCATCTACGATAAATGAAATACATGAAAAAAATCCCGAACTTGACTTCAAGGAGTTGTTTGTCTCTGGAATAAATGTCGGGAAGGATATGATGGGGACCATGTCGAATACACTTATACTTGCATTTACAGGTGGTTCCATAAATACTCTGCTTTTGATATATGCCTACAATATGAAATACAACCAGATTATCAATATGTATTCTGTTGGAATAGAGATTATGCAGGGGGTATCGGGAAGTATCGGAGTTATTTTGACGGTACCTATAGTATCCTTTATAACCTGCAGACTGCTTACCGGCAGGTGTGCAAAAAAATTTATATAA
- a CDS encoding metallophosphoesterase: MLKRNKKMMVLLLTATMLTSTGITAIAASNDGWTEASQTEAAKNGVWDVWVQKWETVKKDPTQMSLTPGRNATELNFGWYSKDGEADPQLKIGTKQDLSDAKEIDVTKGDVPENTYTKGYNYNHATATGLEENTTYYYSYTVNGEWTAPTIYRTKDTESFSFLLVGDPQIGSSSGNTATGESGSQGQDAAVRNDSFNWNNTINTALAQNPDVSFMISAGDQIQTTKEEEDEQSQNIEYAGYLSPEALKSLPVATTIGNHDSKNVNYTYHFNNPNASDKGTTTAGGDYYYSYGNTLFIDLNTNSENYAEHEDIIKEAISKNPDVKWRVVTLHHDIYGPGEHSNEPEIVNKRYNLAPIFEDNKIDIVLTGHDHTYSRSYMLKGGVKDESKMIDDDTFETQFEDNDLEGKETSQEYKDYLKSIEDPKAVQKVDIKDGETGVDQSTLEDANSLDDSKTVVNPTGILYMTADSASGSKYYDLVKNQQAYVAARWQEDIPTYSTVSVDDTSFTINTFRTDTGAKIDNSFTIVKSEDSKATFDELKDLISEGEKKVADGDNYTKASLEKLNTALEAAKAVSEEASEEAIAKAYADLKGAIDGIQTKGDKTELQTAIDTAQDEYDKAAVGTKEGQYPQEAKDKLNAAIETARTALDLDDDSQTALDKATEALNTSVENFKNSVVKGGSGDSSDEEGLQSATNDADALLEDTKDKIGTGDKQYKQEKADALKAAVAKAKAVLGSEDSSPDDVKNAREELDKAVENFKAGDDFKFYPLAALAGLSAAALLFINRKRKLFEK, translated from the coding sequence GCTGTTGACGGCTACTATGCTTACATCAACAGGAATTACCGCAATTGCAGCAAGCAACGATGGATGGACTGAGGCAAGTCAAACAGAAGCAGCAAAAAATGGTGTCTGGGATGTCTGGGTACAAAAATGGGAGACAGTAAAGAAGGATCCTACGCAGATGTCACTGACACCGGGAAGAAATGCAACTGAGTTGAACTTCGGCTGGTATTCAAAAGATGGTGAAGCTGATCCACAGCTGAAAATTGGCACAAAACAGGATTTAAGCGATGCAAAAGAAATTGATGTAACTAAGGGAGATGTTCCGGAGAATACTTATACAAAAGGTTATAATTATAATCATGCTACAGCAACAGGACTGGAAGAAAATACAACATATTATTATAGTTATACAGTAAATGGTGAATGGACAGCTCCAACTATATATAGGACTAAGGATACAGAAAGCTTTTCTTTCCTGCTTGTGGGAGATCCGCAGATAGGTTCTTCAAGCGGCAATACTGCAACAGGTGAAAGTGGATCACAGGGGCAGGATGCGGCTGTAAGAAATGACAGCTTCAACTGGAACAATACCATAAATACCGCATTGGCACAAAATCCAGATGTAAGCTTCATGATTTCGGCAGGAGATCAGATTCAGACTACAAAGGAAGAAGAGGATGAGCAGTCACAGAATATTGAATATGCAGGATATCTGAGCCCGGAGGCACTGAAATCACTGCCAGTTGCCACTACTATAGGTAACCACGATTCAAAAAATGTAAATTACACATATCACTTTAACAACCCTAATGCATCAGATAAGGGAACGACGACAGCTGGTGGAGATTATTACTATTCATACGGCAATACGCTGTTCATTGACCTGAACACCAACAGTGAAAATTATGCAGAACATGAGGATATCATCAAAGAAGCCATTTCTAAAAATCCAGATGTAAAATGGCGTGTGGTAACACTCCACCATGACATATATGGACCTGGTGAACATTCCAACGAACCTGAAATAGTAAACAAGAGATATAACCTGGCTCCTATTTTTGAAGACAATAAGATTGATATTGTACTCACAGGACATGACCATACTTATTCAAGATCATACATGTTAAAGGGTGGAGTTAAGGATGAATCCAAGATGATTGATGATGATACATTCGAAACTCAGTTTGAAGATAATGACCTGGAAGGAAAGGAAACAAGTCAGGAATACAAGGATTACCTAAAGAGTATTGAAGATCCAAAAGCAGTGCAGAAGGTTGACATAAAAGATGGTGAAACAGGTGTGGATCAGAGTACATTGGAAGATGCAAATAGCTTGGATGATTCAAAGACAGTTGTAAATCCAACCGGTATACTGTATATGACTGCAGATTCTGCATCAGGAAGTAAATATTATGACCTGGTAAAAAATCAGCAGGCCTATGTAGCTGCAAGATGGCAGGAGGATATCCCGACTTACTCCACTGTGTCTGTTGATGATACAAGTTTTACTATAAATACTTTCAGGACAGATACTGGAGCAAAAATTGACAACTCCTTTACTATTGTAAAATCGGAGGACAGTAAAGCAACTTTTGATGAGTTGAAAGATTTGATTTCAGAAGGAGAGAAAAAAGTTGCTGATGGTGACAACTATACAAAGGCAAGCCTTGAAAAATTGAATACTGCACTTGAGGCTGCAAAAGCTGTTTCTGAGGAAGCCAGTGAAGAAGCAATTGCCAAGGCATATGCAGATTTGAAAGGTGCCATTGATGGTATTCAGACTAAGGGCGACAAGACAGAACTTCAAACTGCAATAGATACTGCACAGGATGAATATGATAAAGCAGCTGTAGGTACAAAAGAAGGACAGTATCCTCAGGAAGCAAAGGACAAGCTTAATGCTGCAATTGAAACAGCCAGGACTGCTCTTGACTTGGATGACGATTCACAGACAGCGCTGGACAAAGCTACTGAAGCTTTGAATACTTCAGTAGAAAACTTCAAAAACAGTGTCGTAAAAGGTGGTTCCGGCGATAGTTCTGATGAAGAAGGACTCCAATCTGCAACAAATGATGCAGATGCATTATTGGAAGATACCAAGGACAAGATAGGAACTGGAGATAAACAGTATAAGCAGGAAAAAGCAGATGCACTTAAAGCTGCAGTTGCAAAGGCAAAAGCTGTTCTTGGCTCAGAGGACAGTTCGCCGGATGATGTTAAAAATGCACGTGAAGAACTAGACAAGGCAGTAGAAAACTTCAAGGCAGGAGATGATTTTAAATTCTATCCTCTTGCTGCTCTTGCAGGACTTTCCGCAGCAGCACTGCTTTTCATAAACAGGAAGAGAAAATTATTTGAAAAATAA